Below is a genomic region from Salvelinus fontinalis isolate EN_2023a chromosome 2, ASM2944872v1, whole genome shotgun sequence.
aaagtgacacaagATGGTCATAATCGGAgctgggtaggttactttctaaatgtaattcattacagttactagttacctgtccaaaattgtaatcagtaatgtaacttttggattacccaaactcagtaacgtaatctgattacattcagttacagattactttcccctaaagagccattagaagaagacaaaaatgtatgttaccaattgaacgacatctattgcaggataattCAAAGTTTAaatttacatagctggccatatatggatgttcaaTTTTACTTTATGgattggttatgtaggcttcttctaactcaTCTCTTTTTACTACATATAATAGTGAAATtatatattttaattaaaaaccaaagtctatcagaatttcAGTCATTCTGATAAAtgaccccttgatcttcaagaataggacgtggaaatatggaagtatagattagcaaaattgttttacctgagcatgacccgaaaactaaggacttattagccagccctactctgttgtttatgattttgttgccatggaggactgattgggctcattgatttgagttgaaaaataaatgctgcgctcatggaatggcatgctttgagcactactgaaacgTGTTATTTACACGTGAAAAAtcaatgccatatgctgcatttgctattgGCCTATTctttacctttttgttggtgacactttgatatcttgataatatgcagctgtttaaagggtaAATCCACAGATGAAATAATGGCAAAATGGCTGCCCCTGACTCTGTTCAGATTAATAGACCTTCCATGACATCAGAAATATTGTTTTAACCTTGTTCtgagaaaaacaagcttatattttgggttctcatggaatgtgacagttgaactaagctcatgaggcatttataagttctaTTCTTCATGAATCAATGGatatacaccaccgttcaaaagtttggggtcacttagaaatgtccttgtttttgaaagaaaagcactttttttgtacattaaaataacatcaaattgatcagaaacacagtgtagacattgttaatgttgtaaattactattgtagctggaaacagctgatttttttatggaatatctacataggcgtacagaggcccattatcagcaaccatcactcctgtgtttcaatggcacgttgtgttagttaatctaaatgtatcattttaaaaggcgaattgatcattagaaaacccttttgcaattatgttagcacaggtgaaaactgttgttctaattTACAAAGCAATTCAaccggccttctttagactagttgaatgtCTGGAGCATCAGGTTttctgggttcgattacaggctcaaaatgaccagaaacaaagaactttcttatgAAACTCGTCAAGTCTattgttttgagaaatgaaggctattccatgcgagaaattgccaagaaattgaagatctcgtacaatgctgtgtactactcccttcacagaacagcacaaactctctctaaccagaatagaaagaggagtgggaggccccggtgcacaactaagcaagaggacatgtacattagagtgtctagtttgagaaacagacgccttacaagtcctcaactgccagcttaattaaatagtacccgcaaaacaccagtctcaacgtcaacagtgaagaggcgactccgggatgctggccttctaggcagagttcctctgtccagtgtctgtgttcttttgcccttcttaatcttttatttttattggccagtctgagatatggctttttctttgcaactctgcctagaaggccagcatccgggaatcacctcttcactgttgacattgagactggtgtacacagcgttgtacgagatcttcagtttcttggcaatttctcgcatggaatagccttcatttctcagaacaagaatagactgatgagtttcagaaaaaagttatttatttctggccattttgagcctctaATCAAACCAATAAgttctgatgctccagatactcaactagtctaaagaagatcagttttattgcttcgttaatcagcacaacagttttcagctgtgctaacataattgcaaaatggttttccaatgatcaattagccttttaaaattataaacttggattagctaacacaacgtgccattggaacacaggagtgatggttgctgataatgggcctctataggcctatgtagatattccataaaaaatcagccatttccagctacaatagtcatttacaacattaacaatgtgcttttctttcaaaaacaaggacatttctaagtggccccaaactttgaacggtagtgtacagtatatatactttataagtccaaaaatggatgtagcaactacagattgcccctttcaGTATATCAAAACGgtgcgagtttgagcatgtgtccattaggcctatggatttttTTTATCAACATGAATTAGATTAAGCAATAAAAGCCTCACTTTTATTCcgtaggctgggatccgcactatgcagctgatGAAAGAGTGCATTTTTCACttgctgtccactggtttcaaaaacaatgattgttaGGCagtttaaacttcttgaattattgggttcaaatacaaatttagatttgtgaacagccatccacaacaaccacaatccgtaaggcacaaatagctaaatgagagagcagcagtgtgattcacatcaatgcgctgtgtagatatcaataataagtgatatccgtatcgccgtagactaaaccactgctgtcatccttacctccaagtttttattcaagttggataatctttggatgccgacagcagtcacaccattggaaggcatagcttggactgtagcctacaaaagcctattcctgctcttttcccacgatccatcaaacacattttgtctgtcatcatagtggtctctgacttatggtcagactcgctcacaTTGAACAAATTTAAATTTGCAAATtatttcaatgctgatttgaatcacattgagaaaacagagaagtgtcaaagattttttttatGCAAACATCCTTTCGGGATTCaaaagtaatcctcgaagtaatcaacttgtttttcaaaagtatctaatctgattacaatatttttgcggGTAAagtaacagattacagttagagtttacatgtaatacgttactccccaaccctggtcataatgcttcatgacagtgtcataaagtgtattttcttagtccaagtaaagtgacacaggatggtcacaATGCTTTATGGTGACAGTGTCATACAATTTATAAAAAATACgatgacaaaaaaacaacaacagcaacacccaggtggcgacacacatctctgtgtgcctggcagacatctcagcttggatgtcagTTCACCATATTAAGCTCCTCGACAAAACGGAGTTGCTCTTCCTCCTGGGGAAGGCTTGCTCTCTCCAagatctctccatcacagttgacaactccacggtgtccccctcacagagtgcaaagaaccttggtgtgaccctggacaacaccctgtcattctctgcaaacatcaaagcagtgtcTCGCTCCTGcgggttcatgctctacaacatccatagAGTACGACCTTTCCTCGGACAGGAAGCGGCGccggtcctaatccaggcacttgtcatctcccatctatactactgcaactctctgttggctgagGTCCCTGCTTGtaccatcaaacccctgcaacttatccagaatgccTCAGTCCGCCTGGAGTTCAACCTGcctaagttctcccatgtcacctgCTCCTCCACTGACTTCCATCATCTTCAAGAccctggtgcttgcctacggagcagcaaaGGGAACTGCCCCACCTTACCttaaggctatgctcaaaccctacatcccAACCCGAGCACGttttgccacctctggtctctttgccctcccacccctacgggacGGCAAATCCCgttcagcccagtcaaagctcttctgTGTCCCGGcaacccaatggtggaacaaCCTTGCCCTTAAAGTCAGGACTgctgagtccctgcccatcttccaacATTTCTGGAACCCTACCTCTTAAATAACGCTCACAGCAACCGTTAGATACACATTTCATAAAAAGTAACCTTCTTAAATACATATCATTAGCGTGGTTCATATGTACTCATGTAAATACACTTAATACAAGCCATCTTTTGTCAAAAAATAAAACCATTTAAGAGACAAAATGTTTTAACGAAAACACATTTAACCCGAGACTTCATCTTGTCTCATTGACTTATATACAAAGTTAGCTAGCTTACTTGGCTACATTCATATGAAGTGGAAAATCTCACTCCATTTTCACTGTCAAAACACTTAAATTATCCGTCAAAATTACAAGAAAACTCATCATTTTGTAATAAACATGTTATCGCTATAAATGTTATAAACCTGAAAACAAGATGAATGAGACATGGAAAATTAAACCTTTTCCACTGGGCTTCTCATCCTGTTTCTCTTCTTCCAACGTATGAGGTGCGTGCCTGCTGCTAACAGTTTGAATGTCTCCCCCTAGTGGTAGCGCTAAGTATACATGTATATTAAAGCAAAACCATGGAGGACTACAATACAATTGTTGTGAACAAACAAACTTTGATTCCAAAATATGAACATTTATAGAATCTATCACAgaaaatgtgttgttgttgtaagGCTAATAATATAAGCCCGATAGGCCTATCACTTACATGACCATATGTCAACATAAGTCCCAAAGAGAGTGTTTTGTCCTGCTCCTGCATTCACCCCAGTCATCAGCGACAGAGCATTGGGCTAGGCAAATGTTGGACATCAATGTGTGTACAATTACAATGGTAAAAAATTACCAATTTTAGGAAATGTTATATAACATATTATTTACAAGTAGATTTGAATGGTTTGCCTTTTGTGGTAGGTTTtctcataaccagccataaaatgtTGCAATATTTGTCACAGAAAGTCtaaatatgtgtcatgacagtgttatgacaatGTTATGacaggttatatcagctgttatgacattatAACATGGTTGTGACCATGTCATGGTGTGTTATGATGCTAGgtgtcaaataaagtgttacccaaatgtttactcctaaacttatttaggcttgccataacaaatgggttgaattattgactcaagacatttcagcttaacatcttttattaatttgtaaaaaaatttttttaacaTAGTTCCACtacgacattatggggtattgtgtgtaggcaagtgaacaaataaaactaaatttcatctattttaaattcaggctgtaactcgACAACATGTGGAAACGGTCAAGGGCTTTGAATGctttctgatggcactgtaaGTAAATTTGTCAAAATACTTTTGGTTCCATTAAATGGAAGGACTATGTACAACAAGTGGTGTAATTTTCTAAGCGGTTCCCGTTTTATGGATGaacataccctcaaattaaagctgacagtatgtatcatttcaaatcaagTATAGaagtacaaaacaacaaaaaatatgtCACTGCCCATGTGGGTTGCCGCAAACATGCTAACTTTAAGTGTTACTACTTTATCAAAAACTGATTTAAAAATATATCTCTAATCAAGTGAATGATTTATCTTTAGGCGCCCccatggtgtatatatatatatatatagaaatgtTTATAGATTTAACTTCATTAGATTAAATATAACTTTTTCTAAATAACAAATATAAGATCAATGTACCTCAACATCGTTATGTTGGAGTGACTTCCCAAGTTGAAATGAGACAGATGAAATGTTTAGTTGAGCAAAAGTAGAGGCAGCCGGGGTGGGATATGAGGTGACATAAAGTGGTTTCTGTGAGAATTACATGCAGGTGAGTTTAACACAGGGCCTCCCCCAATGCAAACTGTTCACTAAATGGTTGTGCATAATCATTTCCATGTTAAAACCTAAAGCAGGAAAATCTTTTAAGAATCAAAGAATGCAAAAACATGGATGCCTGTGGATGCCATCATTAAATGATGTAATGTTACATTAAGTAGTTtgatctcctctttctctccaggcTTTTTCGTGTTGCTAGCAATGGCAGTATACACTGGTGTGACGATTAATTACTATGGTAAACGCTATGGCAACTGGAGGTTCTCCTGGTCCTACATCATCGGCTGGGTGTCAGTGGTGCTAACCTTCTTCTCAGGTAAAACCAAGACATCACTGGTCACACTCCCCACATAACATTCAGCTGTgaacaaatgttttatttaagaAAATGTATTATAGTCAATGGTCAAtccagggcccatattcacaaagtgtctcagagcaaatgactgctgatctaggatcaggtttgcCTTTTAATCATGATgaataaaaggggggggggggggggggggctgatcctaaatcagcattcctactctgagacgctttgtgaatacggaCCCAAGAGTATTATAAAGGAATAATATATTGTtgttatatttatttaacctttatccaGCCAGGCAATTCAGTGAGAACAAATGTGTGCTACATCGATTCCAGGCTGAATATGTACAGCTCCTATTTACTTCAACATGCTTCAATCTCCTTACAGACTATCTGCTTTTTTGGAATATAGAATTTTTAATGGCAGCTGAattgtgttttatatcattttgGTCTAGGTCCttcaatgtatgtgtgtgtgtgcaaaagtACAACGTGATGTCTTTGTCTTTTTTTATAAAGGTATATTCTATATGTGTGCCTATCGGATGCACGAATGCCCCAGAAACTCAAACTCTCACTAGAAGACTTCAGAAATGATCATCAATATCTTATGATTTTGAGAGCCACTGACTTGTGGCTGTTCCCCGTATTTGAGAGTCAAGATGGATCAACCCACTATTTACTTTTGGAACATGGATTATAGAATTTAAATTATATGAATAAAGGACGTTGGGGGTAAACGTGTCACCTTTTCAATGATTAAATGCTTGTCTTTTATATTTGTACGGGCCCATTTTTACACGTCAGACATATTGCCCATTTTGactatacaggtctgatatactatatacagacaaACTATCCCAGATCTGGTCAAGTTAAGTGATCCAAGTACCTAAAATAAATTTTGACAGATGCACTGTCTCCAGGTATGACAATCCATATTGTGGAATAGCTATAACAACCTATTTAGCGCTTTAGCAGAGTTTGGGAGGCATCAAGAAATTATACAACATTACTGTCCAGGGTCAGCCTACAGCAGAAAAACATAGTATTTTTCATGTGTATATCTTTCAAAATATTTTTGTATAGTATGTAGGGGATGCACAACAAGTTGCTATGTTGAactatgtaaaatatatatatatatatgtgtttgGATCATACACCAATGTTGTGTTCTTGTGGCAGGCATTCTTGTACAACATGATGGATGATATTTTGTCCAGACTAACAGGATTGGTTAAGTGGAAGACCCAGATGTCATATAGGCTTACAAGGAAACCAAATAGATTGCATGCAAGATGATGCACTGGTGCCAGGTATACATATTCGCAAAACACATACtgtaggctgcgtttacacaggcagacaaATTCTGATTATTTTTCCACTAATTGATCTATTGACCAAccagatcagctcttttgccaataattaaggcaaaatatcagaattgggctgcctgtgtaaacacagccatatTGTGTGTGAAATGTGTGTGAAGATGTCACTTCGATTGGTTAAACATTGACCGGAGTTAATTGATGGATGTCAGAAATGTTTAGGCCAGCGTTTCTCAAACTCAACCCTGGGAACCCCAAGGGGTACACATGTAGTTTTTCGCCCTAGCACTACACGGCTGATTCAAATATTCAAGCTTGAGGATGAGTTTAatatttaaatcagctgtgtagtgctagggcaaaaaacatgATGTGCACCCTTTGGGGTCCCcagaccgagtttgggaaatgctggtTTAGGCCTATTGGGACCATGTTTTGAGATAAAGGTATTGGAAAAATTGACACATATTTAAATGAATATGACATAACAATGTCCTCTGGTGTTTCACAATCAATCATCTTATTGATGCCAAAAAGTCACTGAAACGTAATGATCTAATAGAACCTATCCATGCGCCCGAGCCACTGGTgcgtgatattaaccctgacatgaAACAAAGATgaattgcaacaacaacaaaaactactTATTTCCACTAGATTGAATTTGATTTCTCTTGTTACCAGATCAATAAATATTGTAACTGCTAAGATTGACCCGTCGTCTTTGAAGCTAACCGACGTATTACCAAATGCAATGCTGCAAGCCTCTTATCGAACGAAAATAATACGCCACTTACTTTAGAGTGACGCAATGGCTCCCAGGCACCACATTTTACTTGATGAAGTTGGCTGCAAAAGCAGCTTAACCCCACCTTAAGAACGGAACAGATCCTATTGACTATCCGTGCAAAGACGATGTAATTGCCATTTGTTCAATCACTTTCAAATTTTCATCTAAAATCAACTAGTTACCCCGATGTTTCTTTAGGGATAGAGGAGATGCACGTGCATCTGAGGCCTTCACGTATTAGTCCACGATTTATTTATTTGACATTTAAAATAATAGGCCTAATATGCTTTGCAAGTTTTTTTCAGACAGATCATTTGTCCTATAGGTCAATTATCTTCAACAAATGTTTATACAAATTGCCTTCTACAGATAGGCCATATGTAAAAAATTAAATGAAATAGGCATCAAGAGCATTATCAAAGTGAGCTAAGCCCTTCAAGTCATGTTATATTTACATCACTTCATTTCTCTGTTCACTCTTCCATTTTACTCATTCAACTGTCTAATTCTGTGGTTGCCATAAAAGTGTACTCTCTGATGTATGGACTCTGTGCTCAGGgaaagaaacacaaactaaaacagtatctaaatctgtcacaTTTCCATATTCTTTAAACTGACATTTTGAGTCATTTGCAAGGTCTACACCCATTTTCCTTATATAAGCTCATGCATATGGAGGACGTGTTTTAGATTTGGCGCAGTAATGCACTTTCGTGAGTAATTGAATTCAGTAATTAATTTGTTATGCCTACCTGATCAAATGGAAATCCTGTCCTCGCGCCCAAGGATTACTACTTCCGCTCTAACATCTCCCCTAATTGCCTAATAGCGTTGCAGCGAGAATACTGCCTGCATTAAGACACTTTCACATTAGCTAGCGTGATTGGAAATGTGATGACAACACGATATCAACAAATTAAGGCTTCCGTCGCTTAAATGGCGCAGGAGCACCACTTGTACTCTCCCAGATTTTAATACCAACAATTACAGCCAATTTATGGCGGAATTAGCAAATACACCTGTCATCCCCCGCATCAGTGATCCGGGGGATGACTATGAAAAGATAGTAGGAGACAGACACCCTACTAGGTATTAGGGAAACAACAGGTAGGAACTGTTGCACAAAAATAAAATGCTATTCAGATCAGTAAATGTTAGTTTTCTGTCGTATACTTGGGGATGCCAACAGCAATCCCACCTATTGAGGTCATTTAAACATGATAAGATATGCTACATGTAGAAAGTGAAACGTTATACAAATCACCTCCAGTTGTTAATCATTAGTGTTGCCTAATTGTGTAGCATATGCCTTGTTATAAACGTTGATGTttgtttataaaaataaaaaacactggTAAAATGACAATATAAATAATAGTCTAACGGCCTAAAACAGTAGGATATATGTCTATAGTTTATATTCACTGGAAAGGGGACGAATGAAAGCAAGTTTGACTGAGGTGCAGGAGGGAAAGACTGCAGGGCTCCGGTGGGAAGGCTGTTTCAGCACCATGGCGAGCGACCCTCCCTCTCCGTCGTCACCATCATTAATCCATACACAACTAATTCCATTCTCCGCCCCACCGGCGTGCTATTGGCTGAGTACACATCAGTTTTATAATTTGCCACAGTCGCTCCACTTGGATAAATAGTAATCTACCTCCCTCTGAATAAATAGTAGGCTAATCTACCTGGCACCACTCACTGGCTGCCACACAGACGACCATTCTAGCGTTTGAGACTGAGGAGACGGAGGCAAGAAGTTTAGTGCTTCCCTTCCTTAGTTTGTTAGGGTGCACATATAATCAACACCACACGGACTCAATTGTGAAGGTGTTTTCAGAGATATAAGATGAATCTGAACTACACGTCCCCGGTGCCTCAGATGCCAGCCCAGAGGTCAACGTCGTTCTTCATCGAAGATATTTTATTACACAAACCAAAGCCCCTGAGAGAGGTATTCCACTTGCCATTCTCAAGCTCTCTGGCTTCCCGGATGCCTCTCCTAGAATATGGATACCCACTGATGCCCACTCCGATACTAGCGCCTCACCCGCACCATCATCTACACAAGCCGGACCATCACCAGTATTTCTTCACGTCTGGTAAGTAGGAAGGCACTGGATTGGTTCATGCATTCAATGAAGCGAAGGCAGTTACAGAGTGCAAGAACAGCTAAGCCAACGTCGACATTTCATTAGGCCTATAATGATTTCATTCCAAAAGGATGTTATTTCATAATGTTGGTGCATGTATAATTTCCATTTTAGTAGTCTACCAATCCTAACAGCCTGACAAAACGATGGAGTGGTCTTGGGCGTTTTGCAACAGGTACATTGGCCTTTTCGTGCGTAAAAGTTAGTGCAAAACGTTTTCGAATAAATCCAACTCAATCAGGGAAAAAAATCATACTCCATTATATAATGGTGTGCTAAATATAACGAGGCCTAGAGtaatattctacaatgtgaaGAAATTGCATGGAGTACATTGAATTTAACTTAAAACAAATAAACTGTTAATATAATTGCAAAAGTTGTGTTGAAATTTCAATGTTGAATGCCTTATATATTTCACAGGGATGCAAATGCCGGGGTTATTTCAGCATCATCCGGAGTTACCCGGCAAGCATTGCAGACGAAGGAAGGCGAGAACGGTCTTCTCGGATTCGCAGCTATCTGGTCTGGAAAAGAGATTTGAGATACAACGGTACCTATCCACACCAGAACGAGTGGAGTTGGCAACCGCGTTAAGTCTCTCGGAAACCCAGGTAAGAAACCTAAACTACATCACACTAATCATACCTTTCGGGATGGTCGCATTGTGCTGCAAAGCAAGTTTATGAAATATTCCACCTTTGTCACACAGGTGAAAACATGGTTTCAAAACAGAAGGATGAAGCATAAAAAGCAACTGAGGAAAACACAAGACGACCAGAAAAATCCGAATGACTTAGATAGATCCATGGAGAACTCAAGTGAGAGTGAACTCAACGAAAAAAACACAGATGATCTAAACAGTGGAATCGACCCAGACTCATACATGTTAGAGGAAAATGAGGACGATGTTGATATCGAGGATGATATTTGCTCGCCAGAACGTTCACTATAGTGCAAGTGGCAAGTTGTTTTAAAAACAAATAGCCATAACCCAGTGTAAATGTCAATATTGAATCGTGTATTTTAGGCTACATATGAAATGATATATTgcttttttaaacaaatcaatgACAATAATGCAAAGTATTATTTATTCAAGCGTCTATGCGTAATATGTCACTCACTACACATTCCCTTTAGGCTGTCTATATTTATAATTTCCGTGGCTGTGTAAAATGCATCATGTCAAACAATTGTACATAGGCCTACAAAATATAATCTGAAGCCATGTTCATTATTAGGAtactattatcattattattatcatcaactTCGAATCAAACAAAAAACAGTCATTTTCATCTTAAGATAGTTTTTGGTGAATGTTTGAAGCCACCAGTTATGCAGACGTCTTACGTTGACCCATGCAGGACCAGTTGATTATTTTGGGAGACAATCTGTGAGAAAATACATTTGTATGTTCCTACTTTGATAAACAAAAACAACTTAGCTCTTAATTTCAGCATGTCACATTTTTACCCTTTCTTTTTGCACTTTCGTTCTGGTAATCGAAATATGTTGCAGCATATGCCTTTTGAAGTGTTATTGCTTTACTATTAAAACGTGCATGATAAACATAACTAATTGTTTAACCTGTACCATTGATCATGTACATTTGTCGGTTTATTATTAGGCTAAGGGATTGCAGTTGCATTTTCCTATAAACTTGGATGAACTGACCAATGTTTCAATTTAATGCCATTAATACTTTAGTATTAGTTAGTTATTAGTCAATAAATCAATCCTTATAGGACGCTAGAGATTTATAACTATTTGAATAGATATATTTGTATTTAATTGAAATAGTTTCTTGGAATACCTACTCATAACTCATAATTATATTTCGGGAAGTATGCCTAACCCTACTTTTGAAAAGCAATTATAGACAATGATTATTTCCTGGCAGTCCGATTCTACGATCTCTTTGTACTTTAATAATATTACGAATAATGATAATTAATTAATAATAGCTACGAATTATGGTTATAATAATATTTTTAAGTAGCCTATTATTTTGCATAGGCCTTTCGACATTCACATAGCCTACCTTAGGCTTTACAGAAAATTCCCCGGCCGTATCTTGAGAGGTCAGTTGTAATTACGTTTTACTAAAATAACCCCACCTGCTTGAAGAGCCAGGGCCTCGTCTCCCAGTTTCGGTGTAAATTAAGAATTGCGATGATCGTAGGCTACCCAATGCATCGTTATTTACGAGCcaaacagtgtttcccaaacatGCACGTAGAGAAGCCTAAGTGCATCATTAGACCATGTGTCGATATTGATAGGATCGAAAGAAAAGTAGCGCTGCTCTCcgatcagctttctccattcaaatctacTTTAACATTATAATTATTCCCCATTACTGACGaaggatcagctcctagagaaaTATTAACACCTATTTctgcaaatattgaggcggcTTATTATGCTTACCCAATACTAATGCACTAACTAACAGATTGGCATATCACTGTGCACATCTTGTCACACATCATGAACCGTATTGAAGACaaaattacagacagtagcctaTTGGCAAAATATAACTCGATATGATTGAAATaggcacatgtagcctatttatCGTTTAACGAAGTCATGTCGGTTTTTATTTGAAGCATCGTTTAATCTTTCACTTGTTCGTAACAAGTGCAAACACTGCGAGCTTTATaattgtagtcaactttgttctggGGTAATTGCGGTCAGTCAGACAGATATAA
It encodes:
- the bsx gene encoding brain-specific homeobox protein homolog, which codes for MNLNYTSPVPQMPAQRSTSFFIEDILLHKPKPLREVFHLPFSSSLASRMPLLEYGYPLMPTPILAPHPHHHLHKPDHHQYFFTSGMQMPGLFQHHPELPGKHCRRRKARTVFSDSQLSGLEKRFEIQRYLSTPERVELATALSLSETQVKTWFQNRRMKHKKQLRKTQDDQKNPNDLDRSMENSSESELNEKNTDDLNSGIDPDSYMLEENEDDVDIEDDICSPERSL